Genomic DNA from Nyctibius grandis isolate bNycGra1 chromosome Z, bNycGra1.pri, whole genome shotgun sequence:
TTTTTCAGAATGGTGTTTAAGCTGCTGCTGGAATTAGCACTCAGCATGTGATTGGAGTCAGACAGAAAAATTGAAACACTGGAgccttttgtctttaaaatgacagtgactggtggtggtggctgcGTTTCGTTTTTTGCTCCAAGAGCTATGGCTACGTGGCTGATCAGAGTCTAGCTTAGACTTAAACCATTACAGTATTATGTCAACTCTTGCTTTAAGAAACAGTTTGTAGCTGTTTCAAGAGATGCTGACGTGGACAGGGTTAAATTTGACAGGGTGGGTGTATTACGTATTGCATTTACAACTCTGAACAGGAGTGTGTAGGGAGCTTGAGGCATGCAAACAGCCTCAGGGATTAGCGGAATGGTTGGTTGCAGTTCGAAGGCTACATGATGTGTCCACAGACATTGCTACAGGTTTACTCACTGTAAACCTTGCGAAACTGTGTGTGTTCATCTGCTGGCTTTCACTGGCGTGGGCAAATATAAAAGGTGGAAGATAAACTGAATATAAAATACCCACTGATGAAATCAGACGCTGCTGTGGGATGATTGAGTGTCTTAACGGTTTGTTGAGGACCTCAATTTTTGGAAATACATCTGCattctctctgctctgtttctttttttttttcagattttgatgTGTCCAGAACATGAAATGGAGAGGGTAAACATGTACTGTGAGCTCTGCAGAAGGCCCGTTTGTCATCTTTGTAAGCTGGGTGGATGTCATGCGAACCACAGAGTAACAACCATGAGCACTGCCTACAAAACCCTTAAGGTAAAAGTAAATATTGTTGGACCTGGCCTTAAGAAGGGGAAGAGTACTGAGCTTCCGGTGTAAGGGCAAACTCGCTCTGGCAGGAAGCCAGGACGCGTGTGCAGAGGACACCGAGCTAGTCACGAGGCATGCTATTGTGCAACATCTGTTAATGTATGTATTGGGGTGACACAGTGCACGTCTGAGAAACTAAACTATGTATTTTCTAGGAGGCTTGAAGCATAACCCCTTAGAAGTGCTTCCACTTTATTTCGGTGAACTGTCAACAGTACTGACCAATGCAGAAGGTTTAAGCTGTTAATACTTTGCAATCTAGCTTTTACCCCTGGATGTTAAGATAAGTGTCCTGGTGGCTTGGGTTAGCTGATACTTTAGAAGCAGTCCTGAAAAATTTGCATCTGAATTATCTGTTGGGACTTTGTATGTTTCTGAAGTTGCATAGCTGTTAATTTGCTAAGCACAGTACAACAGGGAGGACTTGCAAACATTGCTTTGTTACTAAAAAAATGATTGCTGCTACCTCCTTGTAAGTTCATGCTTTGAACCACTGATTTTTCTGGCAAATCTTACTACAAATGAGTTAATAACTAACACGGCTTTTCTGTAAGTTTTAATAACGTCCTGAAGCCTCAGGACTTTTCCTAGCCTAAGAGAGGGTGGCTCCTGTGTCTGGGGAGGCATGAGCCAGCTGAGGCTGTTACCTCTTGTCCCTAGAGGCTGTGCCCCCAGTCCTGCTCATAGCAGTGGCCTGGTGTCCCCGCGCACTCATCACAGCTCACCGAGCAGTTCTCCGAGGGGCTGCTTTTCCTAACTGGTGGCAGGCTGTTGTCCTTGTAACTAGATAACCAAGTGCTAGCTGGATGACCTGCCTGTGCTGGTTGTCAGTTTGGGTGGGATACCCTTATTCTGCCAgcttgctgtttttattttaacaggagAAGCTTTCAAAAGATATTGAGTACCTCATCAGCAAGGAGAGCCAGGTGAAAGCTCACATCACACAGCTGGATCTGCTGCTGAAGGAAACAGAGGTAAGAGTGGCTTGCGGGTTGTCTGGGGCTGGCCCTTGCAGGGACTCGAACTGTTTTCAGTGAAGCATTTAAAatcgttttgttttttttcagttagccAGTAAAACAATTTCTGTACAGTTTGTGTTAGTCCTGAATCACACACAGTAAGATCTAGTCCTGACAGCATGGGAAATTTGGGCAACATACAGAGGGAAGTTAAGTTTTGGGTGCTGCTGtaaatttaattgaaataaagCTTATTTGATACCTTAACCAAAGAGTAGTGGGTTAAACTTAACAGCTCTTGTGTATTAATGGTGCTGCACGATTTACACTGTCTGTATACCTTGAGGATGTTGCAGTAAAGCCAGAATGAAGGGCAAAATCTCCCTGCAGAAGAGTCAGAGCTGGGGGCATGCTCACATACAAGCTGAAAAACGCGGTGACAGAAATTGCAGgagctcctggctctgcccgTATCTTGATACAGACTGTCTCCGTGGTTTGTAGTTCCTTTTATCCAGGGCACTAGGTAGAGGTGGCACTATGGTTCTGAGAGCATATGTGAGAAACTGGGCTGGACGCCCTGCACCGGTTCAGAGTGATCGGGGAAGATGGAAGAGCACCTGTCTCTTGGGCATGAAGGCTTCAGAGAGCACTTTTATAGTGCTTTTCCATGAGCTGTTTGGCAAATGCTCTGTATAACTCAAGACGTGATCAGAGGAATACTTTCCTGCTCTTTGGTCTCTGTGTTAAGATAGTAAATGCTTACTAGCTTGGGTGCAGTGTCGATTGTACTTTCAGTGCTGAAGAGCATAACAAAGCTCATTAGTCTTGTCTGTCAGACGGATGACTAGATTGCTATGATATCTTCAGCAACCTTAAGTATCTTTCTGTATGCAGCCACAGTGCTGTGGAATCTGtctaaaatgtcttttgttCCCTCCTAGTGCAACAGTGAAAGAGCTAAAGAAGCAGCATCTCACAGttttgagaaattatttcatgtcCTGGAGGAGAAGAAATCTGCAGCTCTCAGGGCAATTGAAGCTTCTAAGAATTTAAGACTGGAAAAATTGCAAACGCAAGCAGAAGAGTATCAAGGGCTCCTGGAAAATAATGGCCTTGTAGGATATGCTCAAGAAGTGCTTAAAGAAACTGATCCATCTTGTTTTGTTCAAACGGCAAAACAACTTCATGTCAGGTATGTTAATTATCTTCTGTTGAAGATACAGGTACTGTTCCAGGATGTCTGGTTAGTCATATTCTTTTGACACCGGCTAACGAAGTACTGAATGCAATACCTTGTATTGCAGAGGCTCAGAGATGGTCCCGGTACCGTTCAGTAGAGATTACTATGCTATGGTATGCGTTAAGAAATGGCACACAGGAGGGGCTCTGTCCTGCAACAGCCTAGCCTTGTTCACTAGCACTGCGGTGGAAGGGTAGTCCATTCAGCTCACTGACACATTCCTTTGCTCAGAGATTGTATCGGGTATTTGCAAGTTTTCTAGCTTTAAACTCTTTGATCTTAATAGTTGTTCTCCATTAGCGCTTCACTCCTATTTTGTTCCTTGAACATAATGCCCCAAACTGCTCTGCCAACGATTACCTGTTCGTTATCTTTACACTGATGTACAGAAGGCCTtcaaattttgcatttgaatgcTGTCTAGAGAGACAGATTCCTGGGAGACATCAGTAAGTCCATGAAAACAGAAcgttttttaaagcaaaaactaGCATTTTAGTTTAAGGAAGGCGCATGTGAATTCCCTCCACTCTCTTCTGCCATCCCTCTCCTTCTGTCCTTTCAGAATCCAAAAAGCGACTGAGTCTCTGAAGAGCTTCAAGCCAGCAGCTGAAACTACTTTTGAAAACTTTGTGGTGGACATAGCCAAGCAAGAAGAGATCCTTGATGACTTGTCCTTCCATTCCAACGGTACATTGCGAGAGCATCAGGTCTTTCTCGAGCTTTGGCTTTCAGGGCTTCTCTGGAaagaggcagggctgcagctgcagaactCAGTCTTGTGACTTGCATTGTCCCTTCTGTCTCTGTGATCCACAGTGCATTACCTGGCAGCAATGCTAGCTTCAGCTTTGATAAAGAAGCTAAGATGCTGTCGCATTCAGTACCAGTTTACATTGGCTTCCAAAATATTGTACTTAAGTAATACTAGGTCTTCCTAGAAGCTTTTTGTGCATGACAGAAGAGAATAggtttttatatgttttttatcTGACAGCAAAATTAAGTAATAcaactttcaaattaaaaccagaaagtaaGGGATTTATTTAAGTGCGTGAACAGAACGATCCTTATCTGCACTCTTTAACGGAGTGAATCAggtttcacacacacacacacacacacacacacacacacacacagagatgctgtGCTATAGCCACTCAACGGAAGGGCTTGTATGGTTAATGCTAAAAGAACGTGTATCTAaatttgagttttttttctcctgaatttcTGGCATTCCAGGTCTAGGAATACCAGCAATCAATGAAGAGAAGAGCAGAATGTACAACAAAGCTCTGATCAGTTGGGAATGCCCTGGGAAGACAGACACAGCTGATACGTATGTTCTTGAGTATCGTAAGCTTaacagagaagaggagagtgCGACGTGGCAGGAGATCAAAGTTTACAGCAAGAGCAAAGTAATATCTGATCTTGATGACGACAGCAGCTACGGCTTTAGAGTTCGAGGATGTAAAGGGTCCATCTGTAGCCTTTGGAGCCGAGAAGTTATTTTGCATACACCTCCAGCTCCAGGTATTGGGTTTTCTTATGTCCACAAGGTGCTGAATCTATGTCTGTTGGTATTAAGAGCTGTAGGTGGTTTCCAGTAGCTCCCAGCCTTCCACTATACTGTTACAGGTTGCATAAATGTTTAGAAGTACTGTTAATAAACAGGTTAAGTAGGTAGCATACTGAGACTGTGTTAGCTTGCATGATGTTCCTGGTAGCCTTTAAAAGTGAGAAACTCTAATGCCAGTGTGACTTAAAATGTGGTTCGTAAGCACAGAATGCCAAATACTTAACTAAGAGGAAATTTTTGGGGatactgttttccagttttcagttttctttttgatgacAAATGTGGGTACAACAGTGAACATCTCCTGCTGAACCCAAGAAGAACCTCTGTGGAAAGCAGGGCTGGATTTCCTCTACTGCTGGCATCTGAGCGCATGCAGGTTGGATGCTACACAACCCTGGATTACATCATTGGTGACACTGGGATTGCCAAAGGGAAGCACTTCTGGGCCTTTCGTGTGGAAGCCTGTTCGTACCTGGTGAAAGTGGGAGTTGTTTCTAGCAACAAGATACAGAAATTGTTCCATAATACCCATGACATGACCAGCCCAAGGTAAATTGCAGACTCTTGCTTAATACATGTTTTATATAAGGagatggctttttaaaaaataaattaggagCGAGTCTGGTCTCAATTAGCAAACAAGGTGACCCTAACcgatggaaagtggcttgaaGTAAGTGGTGTAAGCAGGTTGTCCTATTCATCCCCTCCTAATAGTAGAAACATGTTCTTATTATTCAGagtcctgttttctttcttcttgggaAAGAACTCAGGTACCTATAGATGTCGACATGTGTCAGTTAAAGCaagaaggtgaaaaaagaaaaaagcatatgtTGCAAGATTGAAGCCATGCTTGATTGTCAGTAGTAAGACTCTGCCTTAATTCCCTTAGTATGTGAGGTTTGGCAGCCATTCAGAGGTACAACGTTCACTGTGCGTATCTGTGTATCTTTGTGGCAGCTTGCGTCACGGTGGACTCCAAGTCACTGGCTTATCCCAGGCCATGCACTTGCATACAGTATTGGAGCGCTACTGAGCACAAGCCAAAGTACAGTggacaaagcagcaaaaagatTTTCAGCTCTCAGTTACAGTTGTAGTAAGCCTGGCTGTGTCTAGGATCTGCAGGCTGGGAGGCTGTCTTCTGGGGTCTCTAACTTTCAGGAATCTGACAAATGTATTGGCTTCCTTCTGTATAACATACTGAAAGTGTAAAAATGCGAATGTCTTGAGCTGCTTAAAGTCAGATGATGGAGCCTTTTTGCAAAGTGAGAAATGAGATCTGGATtccctgatttctttttccttatccACACAAATACCTGAAAAACTTGAGCTGACACACATCAGCCttcccccaaacacccccaaaaTGCAAACCTAGCTAGGGATTGTCTACACAGAAGAGTGTATGTGTCTTTGGTCTGTCTTCACCTGGGGACAGAAGCAGGGGGAAAAGCATGTAGACTGAACAAATCTGGCTACAAACTTTCCCTGGTAACCAGCTGCGTAACAGGGGTTTAGGGAAGCCTCCAGTCAGagcacttaaaaacaaaaccaaaccaaaaacttAAACCACTACTTTTTGTGTTGTGAATTCTAAAGACAATGTaatacagcagcagcatggaaaaCTCATAGGACAACAGTAATGTTGAATATACTTACTGGTGTCATTTAACATGATGTAAACAAAGTTAAATACATCTTGTCTGTAATGATTAGTCATATTCACTAAATTACTTCTCAAGTTAACTGATTTCCTGTACCTGTAGGTTCGTTAATGATTGCCTAGCATTAGTGCATTTAGATACATCTGCTCCTTAGTAAAGCCTTCTGTGGTCTCATCGTCATTAGTGTTTAGCTGTTATTAGTTGTTTGAAGTGGCCCAAGTGAGTGTTCTCCACCTACTACGTGCATCTTCCCTCCTGACTTACGTATATTTTTACCCCACAAGGTTTTGCGGGTGATAGTGTGGTGTTACCTGtcctacagaaatgttttcttcagttcaCATCACTGATCCCACTTAAGAATTTGACAAAAGCAAgtggttgtttttctgttctagaTATGAACAAGACAGTGGTCATGACAGTGGGAGTGAAGATGCCTTCTTTGATTCATCACAGCCTTTCACACTGGTCACTTTAGGCATGAAGAAGTTCTTTATCCCCACGACACCTGCTGCCCCCAAGGATCCAGTGAGCAGAATCCTTCCCCTGCCATCGTGCTTGGGCATCTGCCTCGACTGTGACAAGGGCAAGGTGGGGTTTTACGACGCAGGCTGTATGAAATGCCTTTATGAGTGCGAGGTTGACTGCTCTGGTGTAATGTACCCGGCATTTGCCTTAATGGGTGGCGCAGCAGTTAGTCTTGAGGAAGCCGTCACAGCAAAGTATGGGGAGTACCACGATGACGTCTAGTGCAGTAACCTCTTACAATTGCTGTTCTGAGATGGAAGATGAGAGCAGAAGAATTCTACCTTAGTTTTCAGTCCTGATTAGTGACCCTTCTACCTACGTGTTGCTCACAAACCTGTGggctctgctttttttaaataaatggtcCAGACACTACCCACACCAGTGGGAAATGTTCTTCCAGGAACTCTCCTGCCTTTCTTGTGACCTGTGCAATGATGTTCTCCACAAACTTTCTTCccagggggaagcagggaagaagtttgacttttttgaaaaagaatatgGGGAGAACCTAAGTTTCTCTGAGCCGCACATCTAATATGACTACAAAACCCATgggttttgcttctctttttttttttttttttttttttgtggggttttctttgtaTAGAAGCAGAATTCAGTTTTAGCAAACTGAACACAAGACAGGTAGGGAAGATAGTGCTCCAAGTAACTTATCACTTCATCAAcgctttctttttaaaatacgaGTGTAGAAATCCCATAAGCAGAAAGCAGACTAATTGTTACTgcatgttaatattttaacacCTGCTAGGCAAAAAGAGAATGTTTCCATACTTTAAGTCTTCAGGTGACAGAGCACACCACGAAGCTCAGCAAATAACCTTCAGGGTTTAAAACcggggaaaaaacccaaccctggGCTCTTAGAGCGCTGTCAGTGAAAAGGGATGACGCAGGATGTCCTTGATACTGGATTGCTTTCCGTAAGCAGCGTCACCAGTCTTCGCAGAGCACGGCTCGTGATGACGGTCTCGTTTCGGTCCACCACAGGCAGAACGAAGGGCCTCCATTGGGGGATGCACCTGAACTCACCTTTGAGTTAAACAAACACCCCTTCCACGTTTGAGCCGCTTGGGCCAGACTTCAAAAGCATGCTACCAGATACGAATTTCATATCGTATTTTTAAACTTGACCACTGcaccatgttttttttcatgttatctTGCTTTGTCATGGCTTGCTGTCTGCTGTAGCGTACTGCTTGTAGGCAGTCCCTGTACATACGACACTGTatcattattttcttagttttagCAAATGTAAGTACTCCAGATCCCTTTCTGTAGCTGCTGACTGCATGGCCGTGCATGCGAAATCATCTTTTTGTTTAGGCAATTGTAGAAGTCTGTGTAGAAGATCGCTCTGTGTTCCTGTGTGCAGTGCTAGCTTGGGGCGTACATTGGAAATACAGTTTGCATTtcactgctgttgctgtgcaTTGCATGTGTGCGTTGCTGTGTATGCCAAGTTACAGGTACTGCAGGACGTGCAGTTTGGGTAATTAATTCACTTCAAGTAAgtactaataaaaaataaaataagaaaaaaaccatcaCAGCTTCCCATAGCCAGAGAGTTGTATACCGGTGCCTTGTGTCACCCATACTGTTCCATAAATTCATTCTAGTTCTTCTGCTCAGAACCTGCAGAAAAGCATGAGACCAGCTGAGTTTGAGACTGCCAGCTTGTACACACTTACTCATGCTCTGGTTGTGGCTTCTTAGCTGACGGTCGTGCATAACTACCATAGAGCacatttcaaagatttttaaaggaacCAGTTCCTTATGGGAgtgttagtttgttttttttaaagacactggAAAGGGCATGGATAGGAAGGGAGGTTTTGGATTGCTGGGTGAAGCAGCCAGAGGAGAGTGGCACAAGGCAAGTGTCTTTTGGATAGCATCAAAGGATACTTCGTAAAGAAATGAAGCATTGACATTTCTGGTGGGAAGATACTGGCTAAACACAGATGAGAACACATTTCCCTCTCTGAAGAAGAACCAATTTCAACACCATGAATTCAGCTTTAGTTCTTACCTTCATTTACAAATTTGTTAGTTATACCAACATGCAGCCCTCTCAAGGGCATCTTAAATCCATGGTACAGCTACAGaggatatttttttgtttgtttgtaagGGCAAGCTGAGAGGATACATGTGAAGCCTAAACAGGGGCTTAGCCTGCTTCAGAAATGCATAGAGGACTGCTTTTTGATAGTTGTGCCGTGTGGGTTCATGAGTGAGACACGGGGATGCGCTCCCTCTTTGATAGCCTCAAGAATACTACCCTGTAAATAGTTTTGGGTCTATGTGAGCTAAGCCATCCCCTTGAACAGGCTCCAAAGGCTCCTTAGGCTTACGGCTTTACC
This window encodes:
- the LOC137676851 gene encoding E3 ubiquitin-protein ligase TRIM36-like; this translates as MDRIDRISRSGFGVYTGRKRNSLTPRSSLFPCPGCQRDIDLGERGINGLFRNFTLETIVERYRQAARAAIAIMCDFCKPPPQESTKSCMDCSASYCNECFKIHHPWGTVKAQHEYVGPTTNLRPKILMCPEHEMERVNMYCELCRRPVCHLCKLGGCHANHRVTTMSTAYKTLKEKLSKDIEYLISKESQVKAHITQLDLLLKETECNSERAKEAASHSFEKLFHVLEEKKSAALRAIEASKNLRLEKLQTQAEEYQGLLENNGLVGYAQEVLKETDPSCFVQTAKQLHVRIQKATESLKSFKPAAETTFENFVVDIAKQEEILDDLSFHSNGLGIPAINEEKSRMYNKALISWECPGKTDTADTYVLEYRKLNREEESATWQEIKVYSKSKVISDLDDDSSYGFRVRGCKGSICSLWSREVILHTPPAPVFSFLFDDKCGYNSEHLLLNPRRTSVESRAGFPLLLASERMQVGCYTTLDYIIGDTGIAKGKHFWAFRVEACSYLVKVGVVSSNKIQKLFHNTHDMTSPRYEQDSGHDSGSEDAFFDSSQPFTLVTLGMKKFFIPTTPAAPKDPVSRILPLPSCLGICLDCDKGKVGFYDAGCMKCLYECEVDCSGVMYPAFALMGGAAVSLEEAVTAKYGEYHDDV